A window of Streptomyces sp. DG1A-41 contains these coding sequences:
- a CDS encoding aldo/keto reductase, with protein sequence MSLRHLGLERIDLCQLHRIDPQVPLADQLGAPAELRAAGRIRRPPRRRRQGVRRDAVLARAGLACAARRRCCRSPARPRWPTWRRTSARPASRSPTAPTRPSSAQPSDSYRCPRR encoded by the coding sequence GTGAGCCTGCGTCACCTCGGTTTGGAGCGGATCGACCTCTGCCAACTGCACCGGATCGACCCGCAGGTGCCCCTCGCCGACCAGCTCGGCGCGCCGGCCGAGCTGCGGGCCGCAGGCAGGATCCGGCGGCCCCCTCGACGCCGTCGCCAAGGAGTACGACGCGACGCCGTCCTAGCTCGCGCCGGCCTGGCTTGCGCCGCTCGCCGGCGCTGCTGCCGATCCCCGGCACGTCCTCGGTGGCCCACGTGGAGGAGAACATCGGCGCGGCCGGCATCCCGCTCCCCGACAGCGCCTACCAGGCCCTCGTCAGCGCAGCCGTCCGACAGTTACCGATGCCCTCGACGGTGA
- a CDS encoding ABC transporter substrate-binding protein translates to MTAPLDGPRFPNDQATDFVREFQATVAPRYENRAKLETSPPLFILRVPQASYQSGVNRVVAAFTGALSQRVPYAHLPAGTREDFSPVRADPDSHLLAVDAGRQLFRSAPEHMTPDRFPQFDVMCGLVEYVRSNPGKWATTDDMEAALRRDAGERRAQRGGLLAFTRMQGPEDGGGIAGFLARLSWLSFVQLLPRWLWARRISRTVVRSWLGAERVAQGSRNLFRVMDQVAAVRSVQLMDDPADEEALQEFDWLVLRALMEDLRRPGIGRILPGRRRRTCRPVLFVKIPPEGEPGARAAERFLRSLYRVQGTVKPPGPLVIAVGLPSDSLLEELGNPSESTFPDASVRLADHASAGTPPVLVDISERALAARGVPVPHVTTRTFRFSRYVPLSIASGVTALALLAVALLLPPLFSAPQDCLGGTGSVAESAPAEPIRVDTAGWYEAAVKTIEEQNKRVARYADQGRTVRTVVAFVSDPPKTDDETRFDGTIPELRGIAMWQEKLNKEAAADDSLIPLHVDVRQAGVAFRDAESEAKKLVAELEGEESVPTRERVVGVLAFAQSRNETRAALRVLGEAGIPTIGTTATADEMLSGPATRTYWPSTPFNSREARIEADFAYTENIVAEPGAEDVCTPARHAIVIESSVDLYSHSLAGQFVSAFKGTHDVFDFNQEGVFGPDPLSGAISQPDAGGWRGRCAT, encoded by the coding sequence ATGACTGCACCTCTCGACGGCCCCAGATTCCCGAACGACCAGGCCACCGACTTCGTGCGGGAGTTCCAGGCCACTGTGGCACCCAGGTACGAGAACCGCGCGAAGCTGGAGACGAGTCCGCCGTTGTTCATCCTGCGCGTGCCGCAGGCGTCGTACCAGAGCGGCGTGAACCGCGTCGTGGCCGCCTTCACCGGGGCGCTCAGCCAGCGCGTGCCTTACGCCCATCTGCCCGCCGGAACCAGGGAGGACTTCAGCCCCGTCAGGGCGGACCCCGACTCCCATCTGCTCGCCGTGGATGCTGGGAGACAGCTGTTCCGCAGTGCTCCGGAGCACATGACGCCCGACCGCTTCCCGCAGTTCGACGTCATGTGCGGCCTCGTCGAGTACGTCAGGTCGAACCCGGGCAAGTGGGCCACCACCGATGACATGGAAGCGGCACTGCGGAGAGACGCCGGTGAGCGACGGGCCCAGCGGGGCGGTCTGTTGGCGTTCACCAGGATGCAGGGCCCGGAGGACGGGGGCGGGATCGCCGGCTTCCTGGCGAGGCTCAGCTGGCTGTCGTTCGTCCAGTTGCTGCCCCGGTGGCTCTGGGCCCGCCGTATCTCCCGCACGGTCGTGCGGAGCTGGCTCGGCGCCGAGCGGGTGGCGCAGGGCAGCAGGAACCTGTTCCGGGTGATGGACCAGGTGGCCGCAGTGCGTTCCGTGCAGCTCATGGACGACCCGGCCGACGAGGAGGCGCTGCAGGAGTTCGACTGGCTCGTCCTGCGGGCCCTCATGGAGGACCTGCGCAGGCCCGGGATCGGCCGGATCCTGCCCGGTAGGCGCCGCCGGACCTGCCGCCCGGTCCTGTTCGTGAAGATCCCCCCGGAGGGCGAGCCCGGCGCCCGCGCCGCGGAGCGCTTTCTGCGCTCTCTGTATCGGGTCCAGGGCACAGTCAAGCCGCCGGGCCCGCTCGTCATCGCCGTGGGCCTGCCCTCCGACAGCCTGCTGGAGGAGCTGGGCAATCCGTCCGAGAGCACGTTTCCGGATGCGAGCGTGCGGCTCGCCGACCATGCCTCCGCGGGCACGCCGCCGGTCCTCGTCGACATCTCGGAACGGGCCCTCGCGGCGCGCGGGGTACCCGTCCCGCACGTAACGACGCGGACGTTCAGGTTCAGCCGGTATGTCCCCTTGTCGATCGCGAGCGGGGTGACCGCCTTGGCCCTGCTCGCGGTCGCGCTGCTGCTCCCGCCCCTCTTCTCCGCTCCCCAGGACTGCCTCGGCGGCACCGGGTCGGTGGCGGAGTCCGCCCCAGCGGAGCCGATAAGGGTAGATACCGCCGGCTGGTACGAGGCGGCCGTGAAGACCATCGAAGAGCAGAACAAGCGGGTCGCGCGGTACGCCGATCAGGGCCGGACCGTACGGACCGTCGTCGCCTTCGTGTCCGACCCGCCGAAGACCGACGACGAGACGCGTTTCGACGGGACGATCCCGGAGCTGCGCGGCATCGCGATGTGGCAGGAAAAGCTGAACAAAGAGGCGGCCGCAGACGACTCCCTGATACCCCTGCACGTGGACGTACGCCAGGCCGGGGTCGCCTTCCGCGACGCCGAGAGCGAGGCGAAGAAGCTCGTCGCGGAGCTGGAGGGCGAGGAGAGCGTCCCGACGCGCGAGCGGGTCGTCGGCGTCCTCGCCTTCGCGCAGAGCCGGAACGAGACCCGGGCCGCCCTCCGGGTACTCGGCGAGGCGGGCATCCCCACGATCGGCACCACCGCGACCGCCGACGAGATGCTCTCCGGCCCCGCCACCCGGACCTACTGGCCGTCCACGCCGTTCAACTCGCGCGAGGCCAGGATCGAGGCGGACTTCGCATACACGGAGAACATCGTGGCCGAGCCCGGTGCCGAGGACGTCTGCACCCCGGCCCGGCACGCGATCGTGATCGAGAGCTCCGTGGACCTGTACAGCCACAGCCTCGCCGGCCAGTTCGTCAGCGCGTTCAAGGGCACGCACGATGTGTTCGACTTCAATCAGGAGGGTGTCTTCGGCCCCGATCCGCTGAGCGGCGCCATCAGCCAGCCCGATGCCGGCGGCTGGCGCGGGCGCTGTGCGACATGA
- a CDS encoding GH59 galactosidase yields MGSQRRLGWMSLAAATTMALAAGVITAPAAHTADDPVEVVVNGDDVRADNVNGLTYKGLGVLSCNSTSNLLMDYKAEHPGRYWQLIRVLFGGKNPLINHVKVEMGSDTNTSTGSDPATMRTADELADASRSPGFQLAADAKTVNPKLKVSILRWVMPRWVQNEWSKGTGSDEMYKWYKETILDAYEKYGYMVDYVNPDTNETRDPDEAFIKWYKKAILADTDFADPRYGIPAKKRERAEKAYHSIKIIAADENTTLNIGPSMLSDAELFGMVDAVGYHYHTDDRHDGPAGSDTNLPYTRLATGENKYGEDKEVWYSEGVGSFGYTDYRVNNTEGPNGTSTGIGGVQSALDLANRSVKGYANSKRTHYVFQPAIGSFYEGAQYSHKELVSARDPWSGHLHYDAAIYVMQHFTQFAKTGWENDTNTAGIWRTLPEASYSGVSGTENVDGSNGAPSYMTLADPRKKDFSTIVVNDSDQPKTYRIKAENMRLGSDPTMEIWETRAPDAGRPYDANFKHLVDEIRPGGAGYYTYTVKPRSIVTLTTLDKSHDKATKQRLPESWDRTVLDTDATGTKHSTRDNVLYADDFGYEEEGRVEVGTGNGAHKTSQPYLRSRGNQPRFMVDQTGAWEVGEDASGNNVLYQYMDQTMKDTGAWNRHTPNTTVGDFRWENYRATVDVSFPDPDGGLAALGVRQQKGMAISDAAYNVRITPTGAWTFYEYGRAVKSGTVAASDGYRLAIEAKGATITTYIDGKAVSTYQDPTPQTEGRVKLGSDFHKTSFDNLKVEKIDGYTPYARAQLDNMDSSVTYAGAWSRKASFGDAMDWYRSTSTGTTAGASFTVPFTGTGIDVIGGNDGSAVLDVYVDGKPIARDAKTAATDKRLATYALRGLPDDAHTARFVLKSGKIVLDAFNAISGDVDGTVDTTPIRHALENIGRPAQADYTADSWALFASASSAAKAAVAGRQKGLDAIGVEQITDRLEEAHGRLVRKDGAAAR; encoded by the coding sequence ATGGGCTCACAGCGAAGACTCGGCTGGATGTCGCTTGCCGCGGCAACCACCATGGCACTCGCGGCCGGAGTGATCACCGCCCCCGCCGCCCACACCGCGGACGATCCCGTGGAGGTCGTGGTCAACGGGGACGACGTTCGCGCCGACAACGTGAACGGTTTGACCTACAAGGGCCTCGGCGTGCTCAGCTGCAACAGCACGAGCAACCTGCTGATGGACTACAAGGCGGAGCACCCCGGCCGGTACTGGCAGCTCATCCGCGTGCTGTTCGGTGGGAAGAACCCCCTGATCAACCATGTCAAGGTCGAGATGGGTTCGGACACGAACACGTCGACCGGTTCCGATCCCGCGACCATGCGCACAGCGGACGAACTCGCCGACGCGTCGCGCTCCCCGGGCTTCCAACTGGCAGCGGACGCCAAGACGGTCAACCCGAAGCTCAAGGTCTCGATTCTCCGCTGGGTCATGCCCCGATGGGTTCAGAACGAATGGAGCAAGGGCACCGGCTCCGACGAGATGTACAAGTGGTACAAGGAGACGATTCTCGACGCCTACGAGAAATACGGGTACATGGTCGACTACGTGAACCCGGACACGAACGAGACGCGGGATCCGGACGAGGCCTTCATCAAGTGGTACAAGAAGGCGATTCTGGCCGACACGGACTTCGCTGACCCCCGCTACGGCATCCCGGCGAAAAAGCGGGAGCGGGCCGAGAAGGCCTACCACAGCATAAAGATCATCGCCGCTGACGAGAACACCACCCTCAATATCGGGCCGTCGATGCTCAGCGACGCGGAACTCTTCGGCATGGTCGACGCGGTCGGCTACCACTACCACACCGATGACCGGCACGACGGGCCCGCCGGCAGCGACACCAATCTGCCGTACACCAGGCTGGCGACCGGTGAGAACAAGTACGGCGAGGACAAGGAAGTCTGGTACAGCGAGGGAGTCGGCTCCTTCGGCTACACCGACTACCGCGTCAACAACACCGAGGGCCCGAACGGAACGAGCACCGGTATCGGCGGCGTCCAGAGCGCCCTCGATCTCGCGAACCGCTCCGTCAAGGGCTACGCCAACTCGAAGCGGACGCACTACGTCTTCCAGCCGGCGATCGGCTCCTTCTACGAAGGCGCGCAGTACAGCCACAAGGAACTCGTCAGCGCGCGTGACCCGTGGTCGGGCCACCTCCACTACGACGCGGCCATCTACGTGATGCAGCACTTCACCCAGTTCGCCAAGACCGGCTGGGAGAACGACACGAACACGGCGGGCATCTGGCGCACCCTGCCGGAGGCCAGTTACAGCGGGGTGAGCGGCACCGAGAACGTCGACGGTTCGAACGGGGCCCCGAGCTACATGACGCTCGCGGACCCCCGTAAGAAGGACTTCTCCACGATCGTCGTCAACGACAGCGACCAGCCCAAGACCTACCGGATCAAAGCCGAGAACATGCGACTCGGTTCCGACCCGACCATGGAGATCTGGGAAACCCGCGCACCGGACGCGGGCAGGCCCTACGACGCGAACTTCAAGCACCTCGTCGACGAGATCCGGCCCGGCGGCGCCGGGTACTACACCTACACGGTCAAGCCGAGGTCGATCGTGACCTTGACGACGCTCGACAAGAGCCACGACAAGGCGACGAAGCAACGCCTGCCCGAGTCCTGGGACCGCACGGTGCTGGACACCGACGCGACCGGCACCAAGCACAGCACCCGCGACAACGTCCTGTACGCCGACGACTTCGGGTACGAGGAGGAGGGCAGGGTCGAGGTCGGCACCGGCAACGGTGCGCACAAGACGTCCCAGCCCTACCTGAGGTCGCGCGGCAATCAGCCACGCTTCATGGTCGACCAGACCGGCGCCTGGGAGGTCGGTGAGGACGCGAGCGGCAACAACGTCCTGTACCAGTACATGGACCAGACCATGAAGGACACCGGCGCCTGGAACCGCCACACCCCGAACACGACGGTCGGCGACTTCCGCTGGGAGAACTACCGGGCCACGGTCGACGTCTCGTTCCCTGACCCGGACGGCGGACTCGCCGCCCTGGGCGTCCGTCAGCAGAAGGGCATGGCGATCAGCGACGCCGCCTACAACGTGCGCATCACACCGACCGGTGCCTGGACGTTCTACGAATACGGCAGGGCCGTCAAGTCGGGAACGGTCGCGGCATCCGACGGCTACCGCCTCGCCATCGAGGCGAAGGGCGCGACGATCACGACGTACATCGACGGCAAGGCCGTGTCCACGTACCAGGACCCGACTCCGCAGACCGAGGGCCGCGTCAAGCTCGGAAGCGACTTCCACAAGACGTCGTTCGACAACCTGAAGGTCGAGAAGATCGACGGGTACACGCCCTACGCCCGCGCACAGCTCGACAACATGGACAGCTCGGTCACCTACGCCGGCGCGTGGAGCCGGAAAGCCTCCTTCGGTGACGCGATGGACTGGTACCGGTCGACCTCGACCGGCACGACCGCCGGCGCGTCGTTCACCGTCCCGTTCACCGGCACGGGCATCGACGTCATCGGCGGCAACGACGGCAGCGCCGTCCTCGACGTCTACGTTGACGGAAAGCCGATCGCACGGGACGCGAAGACGGCCGCGACCGACAAGCGCCTCGCGACGTACGCGCTCCGCGGTCTGCCCGACGACGCGCACACGGCGAGGTTCGTCCTCAAGTCCGGAAAGATCGTCCTCGACGCGTTCAACGCCATCTCCGGGGACGTGGACGGCACTGTGGACACGACACCGATCCGGCATGCCCTGGAGAACATCGGACGTCCGGCGCAGGCGGACTACACGGCCGACTCCTGGGCCCTGTTCGCCTCCGCGTCGTCGGCGGCGAAGGCCGCCGTGGCGGGACGGCAGAAGGGCTTGGACGCCATCGGCGTCGAGCAGATCACGGACAGGCTCGAAGAGGCCCACGGCCGGCTGGTGCGCAAGGACGGCGCCGCCGCCCGGTAG